One window of Cohnella hashimotonis genomic DNA carries:
- a CDS encoding ABC transporter substrate-binding protein, whose protein sequence is MKRLRKKGLPALGLVLFLAACSGGGDPKPAASGGSSEPASSPSASESGQAALPEVKLTWYYGVAQVPPDQQLIEDEVNKIVKSKINATVKLKPIDFGSYTTKLNTASAAGEEYDLVWTANWAFNYDENVKKGAFLPLDQLLDQYAPEAKKAIPDFTWDATRYKGEIYAVPNYQTVTSHYGVNVIKEYADKYGLDVNAVKKFEDLEPFFEKIKQNEPGIIPFMLVGPLTKFQPIAYGYDDYGVKIGDASYKSNALEQSSEYKQFAEMMHRWFEKGYINEDASTVKQIDASYNGKFAVSIEYAMKPGYEAEIESKNGGRKIVGIPLADVTTNRTSNITTLTAISRTSKNPERAMMLIELVNKDRELYNLLSFGLEGKHYEKLDENTVRVNPAGGYTAPNWVFGNVFNGYLIEGQAPDTWEVTRKLNESAVVQPTFGFNFDDTAVKAEAANIAALKAEYEPLLLTGTVDPAEYLPDYLNKLKKAGSDKVQAELQKQLDAWVAEKKQQ, encoded by the coding sequence TTGAAAAGATTGCGCAAAAAGGGTCTTCCGGCATTAGGCCTGGTGTTGTTCCTGGCGGCGTGCAGCGGCGGGGGCGACCCGAAACCCGCGGCAAGCGGCGGATCGTCGGAACCGGCTTCATCGCCTTCCGCAAGCGAGTCCGGGCAAGCGGCGCTCCCCGAAGTCAAGCTGACCTGGTATTACGGCGTGGCCCAGGTGCCGCCGGATCAGCAGCTCATCGAAGACGAAGTCAATAAGATCGTCAAATCCAAGATCAACGCGACTGTCAAGCTGAAGCCGATCGATTTCGGCAGCTATACGACGAAGCTTAACACGGCGAGCGCCGCGGGCGAGGAATACGATCTGGTGTGGACGGCCAACTGGGCGTTCAACTATGACGAGAACGTCAAGAAAGGCGCGTTCTTGCCCCTGGATCAACTGCTGGACCAATACGCGCCGGAAGCGAAGAAAGCCATACCCGATTTCACCTGGGACGCAACCAGGTACAAGGGAGAGATCTACGCGGTCCCGAATTACCAGACCGTCACTTCCCATTACGGCGTCAACGTGATCAAGGAGTATGCGGACAAATACGGACTGGACGTGAATGCGGTCAAAAAGTTCGAGGATCTGGAGCCGTTTTTCGAGAAGATCAAGCAGAACGAACCCGGCATCATTCCGTTCATGCTCGTCGGCCCGCTCACCAAGTTCCAGCCGATCGCCTACGGCTATGACGACTACGGCGTGAAGATCGGGGACGCTTCGTACAAGTCGAATGCGCTCGAGCAATCGTCCGAATACAAGCAGTTCGCCGAAATGATGCACCGCTGGTTCGAGAAGGGCTACATCAACGAGGATGCGTCCACGGTGAAGCAGATCGACGCGAGCTATAACGGAAAGTTCGCCGTATCTATCGAATATGCGATGAAGCCGGGATACGAGGCCGAGATCGAGTCCAAGAACGGAGGCCGGAAGATCGTCGGCATTCCGCTCGCGGACGTCACGACCAACCGGACTTCCAACATCACGACCTTGACGGCGATCAGCCGCACGTCCAAGAATCCGGAGCGCGCGATGATGCTCATCGAGCTCGTCAACAAGGACCGTGAGCTGTACAACCTGCTCAGCTTCGGCCTGGAAGGCAAGCACTACGAGAAGCTGGACGAAAATACGGTCAGAGTAAATCCCGCCGGCGGCTATACGGCCCCCAATTGGGTGTTCGGCAACGTGTTCAACGGCTATCTGATCGAAGGGCAGGCGCCGGACACTTGGGAAGTGACGCGGAAGCTGAACGAGTCCGCCGTCGTCCAGCCGACGTTCGGGTTTAACTTCGACGATACGGCGGTGAAGGCGGAGGCGGCCAACATCGCGGCGCTCAAGGCCGAATACGAGCCGCTGCTGCTCACGGGCACGGTGGATCCCGCGGAGTATCTGCCGGATTACCTGAACAAGTTGAAGAAGGCGGGCAGCGACAAAGTGCAGGCCGAGCTGCAGAAGCAGCTGGACGCCTGGGTGGCAGAGAAGAAGCAGCAGTGA